A part of Sparus aurata chromosome 19, fSpaAur1.1, whole genome shotgun sequence genomic DNA contains:
- the LOC115569919 gene encoding NACHT, LRR and PYD domains-containing protein 1b allele 2-like, with protein sequence MEQQIISQNNWAGAVRPGGSHLLPAPENIQSRRSSSCSSQELSDQISPDPLDTDYDDGLRLLYEYIHTRGGENRAAQSEGTSAGDDDVLVKMEEPVTAVSSSVTNTQPTRPHLQLSSDPGWSQRGSSCLPRSHSVPSLSQILSAENKTFRPSQSLPDMLLKSSFEGFTPDITVDEDDESYRFLCSCPGLYQCSVTGLVFHMEGEGDVVYRIVSWDRRLLAQHHKKPAGPLFDIKCLQQSVCRLHLPHCEIPSTAGCPFLSVAHLNDEGIEFIPLHKITETHVIINISGFSGYGNVKDEDSPPEPVRALVLLFYRPADDPDLESQLNVLMLPGNVSVRNVQRTRKSLVGDELYIGTSPHCELLPKQEYTLSTCPEDDSVLVQPTTAKFHSDNYDNYFTSFEVDLEKILKHIKLFLRDTNKHSVWERRVCLSSAGLTKSCRQSTLNLPSHEKLFDIRSSFIEGISGPVLKSLLDKMFEKKVLTDSERESADDKHNREDKARFVIDTVRRKGEAASLEVIEFLREVDPFLCKHLGLIVT encoded by the coding sequence ATGGAGCAACAGATTATATCACAGAATAACTGGGCTGGAGCCGTCCGGCCAGGTGGTTCTCACCTCCTACCTGCTCCAGAAAACATCCAGAGCAGAAGAAGCTCCAGCTGTAGTTCTCAAGAATTATCAGACCAGATCTCTCCAGATCCTCTGGACACAGATTACGACGATGGCCTCAGGTTGCTGTATGAATACATTCATACAAGAGGTGGAGAAAATAGAGCTGCGCAGTCTGAAGGCACGTCAGCAGGTGACGATGACGTCCTGGTTAAAATGGAGGAACCTGTTACAGCTGTGAGCTCCTCAGTCACAAACACCCAGCCGACCCGTCCTCACCTCCAGCTGTCCTCAGATCCTGGTTGGAGTCAAAGAGGCTCCAGCTGTTTGCCTCGTTCTCACAGCGTTCCCTCACTGAGTCAAATATTATCTGCAGAGAACAAGACCTTCAGACCATCACAGAGCTTACCTGACATGCTGTTAAAAAGCAGCTTTGAGGGGTTTACACCTGATATCACTgttgatgaggatgatgaaagCTACCGGTTCCTGTGCTCCTGCCCAGGCCTGTACCAGTGCAGTGTGACGGGCCTGGTGTTCCACATGGAGGGAGAAGGGGACGTGGTTTACAGGATTGTCTCTTGGGACAGGAGGCTACTGGcccaacatcacaagaagcCTGCAGGACCCCTGTTTGACATCAAATgtctgcagcagtctgtgtgtCGGCTTCATCTCCCACACTGTGAGATCCCATCCACAGCTGGATGTCCATTCTTGTCAGTTGCTCACCTGAATGATGAGGGCATCGAGTTCATCCCCCTTCATAAGATAACAGAAACTCATGTGATCATCAACATCTCAGGATTTTCTGGTTATGGTAACGTCAAGGATGAAGACTCACCTCCTGAGCCGGTCCGAGCGCTGGTTCTGCTGTTCTACAGGCCTGCAGATGATCCCGATCTTGAATCTCAGCTCAATGTGTTGATGCTACCAGGTAACGTCTCGGTCCGAAATGTGCAACGCACCAGGAAGAGCTTAGTAGGAGATGAGCTCTACATAGGAACATCTCCACACTGTGAGTTGCTGCCAAAGCAGGAATACACACTGTCCACTTGTCCTGAAGACGACTCGGTTCTAGTTCAGCCAACTACAGCAAAATTTCACAGTGACAACTATGACAACTACTTTACGTCATTTGAGGTGGATTTAGAGAAAATCCTGAAACATATTAAACTGTTTCTGAGAGACACCAACAAACACAGTGTCTGGGAGAGACGAGTTTGTCTTTCATCAGCTGGACTAACAAAGTCCTGTAGACAGAGCACTCTGAATCTGCCTTCACATGAGAAGCTGTTTGACATACGGAGCAGCTTCATCGAGGGGATATCAGGACCTGTTCTCAAGAGTCTGCTGGACAAAATGTTTGAGAAAAAGGTGCTGACTGATTCTGAGAGGGAGTCAGCGGACGACAAGCACAACAGAGAAGACAAAGCTCGTTTTGTTATCGACACAGTGAGGAGGAAAGGTGAAGCTGCCAGTTTAGAGGTGATTGAGTTCCTCCGTGAGGTCGACCCCTTCCtctgtaaacatcttggcctgATAGTCACCTGA
- the LOC115569830 gene encoding NACHT, LRR and PYD domains-containing protein 1b allele 2-like, with the protein MEAPVTAVSSSATNTQPTRPHLQLSSDPGWSQRGSSCLPRSHSVPSLSQISCAENKTFRPSQSLPDMLLKSSFEEFTPDITVDDNDESYRFLCSCPGLYQCSVTGLVFHMEGEGDVVYRIVSWDRRLLAQHHKKPAGPLFDIKCLQQSVCRLHLPHCEIPSTAGCPFLSVAHLNDEGIEFIPPHKITDTHVIINISGFSAFGNVKDEDSPPEPVRALVLLFYRPLSDQNLTSFLNVLMLPRNVVVRDVRRTRKKLVGDELYIETSSHCKLLPKQEYTLSTCPEDDSVLVQPKDAEFDEESYDNYIPSFQVTLKTIMLNMKVLLRDTNSSHIVWQREVCLPSAGLKRPCVQGSSVQILKDIRSSFIEGISGPVLKSLLDKLFEKKVLTDSERESADDKHNREDKARFVIDTVRRKGEAASLEVIEFLREVDPFLCKHLGLIVI; encoded by the coding sequence ATGGAGGCTCCTGTTACAGCTGTGAGCTCCTCAGCCACAAACACCCAGCCGACCCGTCCTCACCTCCAGCTGTCCTCAGATCCTGGTTGGAGTCAAAGAGGCTCCAGCTGTTTGCCTCGTTCTCACAGCGTTCCCTCACTGAGTCAAATAAGCTGTGCAGAGAACAAGACCTTCAGACCATCACAGAGCTTACCTGACATGCTGTTAAAAAGCAGCTTTGAGGAGTTTACACCTGATATCACTGTTGATGACAACGATGAAAGCTACCGGTTCCTGTGCTCCTGCCCAGGCCTGTACCAGTGCAGTGTGACGGGCCTGGTGTTCCACATGGAGGGAGAAGGGGACGTGGTTTACAGGATTGTCTCTTGGGACAGGAGGCTACTGGcccaacatcacaagaagcCTGCAGGACCCCTGTTTGACATCAAATgtctgcagcagtctgtgtgtCGGCTTCATCTCCCACACTGTGAGATCCCATCCACAGCTGGATGTCCATTCTTGTCAGTCGCTCACCTGAATGATGAGGGCATCGAGTTCATCCCCCCTCATAAGATAACAGACACTCATGTGATCATCAACATCTCAGGGTTTTCTGCTTTCGGTAACGTCAAGGATGAAGACTCACCTCCTGAGCCGGTCCGAGCGCTGGTTCTGCTGTTCTACAGGCCTTTGTCTGATCAAAATCTCACATCATTCCTGAATGTGTTGATGCTTCCGAGGAATGTCGTGGTCCGGGATGTGCGACGCACCAGAAAGAAATTAGTTGGAGATGAGCTCTACATAGAGACGTCCTCACACTGTAAACTGCTGCCAAAGCAGGAATACACACTGTCCACTTGTCCTGAAGACGACTCAGTTCTAGTTCAACCGAAAGATGCAGAATTTGATGAGGAGTCCTATGACAACTACATCCCGTCATTCCAGGTGACGTTAAAAACAATCATGTTGAATATGAAGGTGCTTCTGAGAGACACCAACAGCTCTCACATTGTGTGGCAAAGAGAGGTTTGTCTTCCGTCTGCTGGACTAAAGAGACCCTGTGTGCAGGGCAGCTCAGTCCAGATTCTGAAGGACATACGGAGCAGCTTCATCGAGGGGATATCAGGACCTGTTCTCAAGAgtctgctggacaaactgttTGAGAAAAAGGTGCTGACTGATTCTGAGAGGGAGTCAGCGGATGACAAGCACAACAGAGAAGACAAAGCTCGTTTTGTTATCGACACAGTGAGGAGGAAAGGTGAAGCTGCCAGTTTAGAGGTGATAGAGTTCCTCCGTGAGGTCGACCCCTTCCtctgtaaacatcttggcctgATAGTCATCTGA
- the LOC115569901 gene encoding uncharacterized protein LOC115569901: protein MFPPVTAENYSTEKPLFAQLSSLSLSYNPFSLSEIPRTLTQAEYMSNMSLDLSTKHIPKMTDDTDSSDSDCDTSERSKIKSAVKHKNKSRSHSSRRKKKSKKSSPGVASTVDQSDYTLDRPSPGPLRETGLMKTLSTASDATPGNSKDNNRENELHETAGPSTFKIPDNMSKSPAKLSDLDLTLDTMEELSCSPIFYTKGEESRSEIMSGHSDDAADSDVLVKVEEPVTAVSSSVTNTQLTRPHLQLSSDPGWSQRGSSCLPRSHSVPSLSQISCAENKTFRPSESLPDIPLKSSFEEFTPDITVDDNDESYRFLCSCPGLYQCSVTGLVFHMEGEGDVVYRIVSWDRRLLAQHHKKPAGPLFDIKCLQQSVCRLHLPHCEIPSTAGCQFLSVAHLNDEGIEFIPPHRITETHVIINISGFSGYGNVKDEDSPPEPVRALVLLFYRPPNDQDLESLLNVLMLPGNVVLSDVRRTRKKHVGDELYTETSPYCELLPGQEYTLSTCPEDDSVLVQPTTTKFHSDNYDNYFTSFQVDLEKILKHIKVFLRDPNRHSVWERRVCLSSAGLTKSCRQSALNLPSHEKLFDIRSSFIEGISGPVLKSLLDKLFEKKVLTDSERELADEMQNKRDKARFVIDTVRMKGEAASSEMIEFLCEVDPFLCEHLGLI, encoded by the coding sequence ATGTTTCCACCTGTTACTGCTGAGAACTATTCAACTGAAAAGCCTCTCTTTGCACAgttgtcatctctctctctttcttataACCCATTCTCACTGAGTGAAATACCCAGGACCTTAACACAGGCTGAATACATGTCCAACATGTCATTAGACTTATCTACGAAGCACATACCTAAAATGACTGATGATACTGACTCCTCTGACTCTGATTGTGACACTTCAGAACGCAGCAAAATAAAGTCAGCtgtgaaacataaaaataaatcaagaagCCACAGCTccagaaggaagaagaaatcaAAGAAATCTTCCCCTGGTGTTGCTTCTACTGTTGATCAATCTGACTACACGTTAGATCGACCTTCACCTGGTCCACTCAGAGAAACAGGACTGATGAAGACTCTCTCCACTGCATCAGATGCTACACCAGGAAACAGTAAGGATAATAACAGGGAAAATGAACTGCATGAAACAGCTGGTCCATCCACttttaaaataccagacaataTGAGTAAATCTCCTGCAAAATTATCCGACTTAGATCTAACTTTAGATACTATGGAAGAATTGAGCTGCAGCCCTATATTCTACACTAAAGGTGAAGAAAGTAGATCTGAGATAATGTCTGGGCATTCTGATGACGCAGCTGACAGTGACGTCCTGGTTAAAGTGGAGGAACCTGTTACAGCTGTGAGCTCCTCAGTCACAAACACCCAGCTGACCCGTCCTCACCTCCAGCTGTCCTCAGATCCTGGTTGGAGTCAAAGAGGCTCCAGCTGTTTGCCTCGTTCTCACAGCGTTCCCTCACTGAGTCAAATAAGCTGTGCAGAGAACAAGACCTTCAGACCATCAGAGAGCTTACCTGACATACCGTTAAAAAGCAGCTTTGAGGAGTTTACACCTGATATCACTGTTGATGACAACGATGAAAGCTACCGGTTCCTGTGCTCCTGCCCAGGCCTGTACCAGTGCAGTGTGACGGGCCTGGTGTTCCACATGGAGGGAGAAGGGGACGTGGTTTACAGGATTGTCTCTTGGGACAGGAGGCTACTGGcccaacatcacaagaagcCTGCAGGACCCCTGTTTGACATCAAATgtctgcagcagtctgtgtgtCGGCTTCATCTCCCACACTGTGAGATTCCATCCACAGCTGGATGTCAATTCTTGTCAGTCGCTCACCTGAATGATGAGGGCATCGAGTTCATCCCCCCTCATAGGATAACAGAAACTCATGTGATCATCAACATCTCAGGGTTTTCTGGTTATGGTAACGTCAAGGATGAAGACTCACCTCCTGAGCCGGTCCGAGCGCTGGTTCTGCTGTTCTACAGGCCCCCAAATGATCAAGATCTTGAATCTCTTCTCAATGTGTTGATGCTACCAGGTAACGTCGTGCTCAGTGATGTGCGGCGCACCAGGAAGAAACATGTTGGAGATGAGCTCTACACAGAGACATCCCCATACTGTGAGTTGCTGCCAGGGCAGGAATACACACTGTCCACTTGTCCTGAAGACGACTCAGTTCTAGttcaaccaacaacaacaaaatttCACAGTGACAACTATGACAACTACTTTACATCATTCCAGGTGGATTTGGAGAAAATCCTGAAACATATTAAAGTGTTTCTGAGAGACCCCAACAGACACAGTGTCTGGGAGAGACGAGTTTGTCTTTCATCTGCTGGACTAACAAAGTCCTGTAGACAGAGCGCTCTGAATCTGCCTTCACACGAGAAGCTGTTTGACATACGGAGCAGCTTCATCGAGGGGATATCAGGACCTGTTCTCAAGAgtctgctggacaaactgttTGAGAAAAAGGTGCTGACTGATTCTGAGAGGGAGTTAGCAGACgagatgcaaaacaaaagagacaaagcTCGTTTTGTTATCGACACAGTGAGGATGAAAGGTGAAGCTGCCAGTTCAGAGATGATCGAGTTCCTCTGTGAGGTCGACCCCTTCCTCTGTGAACATCTTGGCCTGATCTGA